A genomic stretch from Candidatus Aminicenantes bacterium includes:
- a CDS encoding methyltransferase domain-containing protein, translated as MTAKFWDKRAERYDDLIQKHDAVYHRTIASAKSLLSTSDIVLDLGCASGEYSLDIAPFVRRVHGIDTSATMIALATEKTSDRSIGNVTFAADDVFDRALDGRGFTAVLAFCVLHLVEEIRPVLGRVNELLPAGGLFISQTLCLSESSFLFKWFINVAQKVKIVPLVLSLTALELEAAIADAGFDIAESERWERKKAVHWIVARKR; from the coding sequence ATGACAGCGAAGTTCTGGGACAAGCGGGCCGAAAGATACGACGACCTCATTCAGAAGCACGATGCCGTTTACCACCGGACAATCGCGAGCGCGAAATCGCTGCTTTCGACCTCGGATATCGTGTTGGATCTTGGCTGTGCATCGGGGGAGTACAGTCTTGACATCGCACCCTTCGTGCGGCGCGTCCATGGCATCGACACATCGGCCACCATGATCGCCCTGGCAACTGAGAAAACGAGTGACCGTTCAATCGGCAATGTAACGTTTGCCGCGGACGATGTTTTCGATCGGGCGCTGGATGGGCGCGGCTTTACCGCGGTGCTCGCCTTCTGTGTCCTACACCTGGTCGAAGAAATCCGTCCCGTCCTGGGCCGGGTCAACGAGCTCTTGCCTGCGGGTGGGTTGTTTATCTCGCAAACACTGTGTCTGAGCGAGAGCAGCTTCCTGTTCAAGTGGTTCATTAATGTGGCCCAAAAGGTGAAGATCGTGCCGCTTGTTCTCAGCCTTACCGCTCTGGAGCTCGAAGCGGCAATTGCGGATGCGGGCTTTGATATTGCCGAATCAGAAAGATGGGAGCGCAAGAAAGCGGTTCATTGGATCGTCGCTAGGAAGCGGTAA